A single window of Desulfovibrio sp. G11 DNA harbors:
- a CDS encoding efflux transporter outer membrane subunit — protein sequence MSSISNAGRMRLTGAVFVLSVFMLSACSLAPRYERPEMDMPAQWRTVDMGAAPLNTDWWNRFNDPVLTALVDEALKNNQDIAESLAKIDSAASQVGIATADLLPSVSGSASSMAQGASEKTPNTMPFDKSGLSRTTATNQAALSASWELDLWGKNRNNYTMLSDVLMSTVIGHEALRLSVAGQTAQSYFALLALDMQLDTARRTLKTREDAFSIYSSRYKQGDITELDWQRARAEVEIARAQVHTSTVAVDRAEAGLAVLLGRSPRDIMERGMPRGQAIGMLPSPPVLPEGLPSDLLQRRPDVRAAEFMLMANNANIGVARAQFFPSVSLTGMLGTVSAAVGSLFTGPAGAWSYGVTGSMPLLDFGRTWYNVKDAEARKKASVAVYRKTVQTAFEDMRTSLTAQREADAIVRSMQIQVESLRRATTIARLQYDNGYTDYLTVLDAERQLFAAELQLASALRDRLDNVVSVCMALGGGWNDPGASPSFPVVNTEKLLNQETSAGASGKSSGKAAAESAPAAPEARPQGGVSL from the coding sequence ATGAGTTCCATCAGTAATGCCGGTCGCATGCGTCTGACGGGGGCAGTGTTTGTCCTGTCGGTATTCATGCTTTCGGCCTGCTCCCTTGCGCCGCGCTACGAACGGCCTGAAATGGATATGCCCGCCCAGTGGCGCACGGTGGATATGGGCGCCGCCCCGCTGAACACTGACTGGTGGAACCGCTTCAATGATCCGGTGCTTACCGCCCTGGTGGACGAGGCGCTGAAGAACAACCAGGATATTGCCGAATCCCTTGCCAAGATCGATTCAGCGGCCTCGCAGGTGGGTATAGCCACTGCGGATCTGCTGCCCTCGGTCAGCGGCTCGGCTTCGTCCATGGCTCAGGGGGCTTCGGAAAAAACGCCCAACACCATGCCCTTTGACAAGAGCGGTCTTTCCCGCACCACGGCCACCAATCAGGCCGCGCTCAGCGCCTCGTGGGAGTTGGACCTCTGGGGCAAGAACCGCAATAACTACACCATGCTCAGCGATGTGCTCATGAGCACGGTCATCGGGCATGAGGCCCTGCGTCTTTCGGTGGCAGGGCAGACGGCCCAGAGCTACTTTGCCCTGCTGGCCCTGGACATGCAGCTGGATACGGCCCGCCGTACGCTTAAAACCCGCGAAGATGCCTTCAGCATCTACAGCAGCCGTTACAAGCAGGGTGACATTACCGAGCTTGACTGGCAGCGCGCCCGTGCAGAGGTTGAAATCGCCCGTGCCCAGGTGCACACCAGCACCGTGGCCGTGGACAGGGCCGAAGCCGGACTGGCCGTGCTGCTCGGGCGTTCGCCCCGTGATATTATGGAACGCGGCATGCCGCGCGGGCAGGCCATCGGCATGCTGCCGTCGCCCCCCGTGCTGCCTGAAGGTCTGCCTTCCGACCTGCTGCAGCGCAGGCCGGACGTGCGTGCCGCCGAATTCATGCTCATGGCCAATAACGCAAATATCGGCGTGGCCCGTGCCCAGTTCTTCCCCTCGGTGTCCCTTACGGGTATGCTGGGTACGGTCAGTGCGGCCGTGGGCAGCCTGTTTACCGGCCCTGCCGGAGCCTGGAGCTACGGCGTCACCGGTTCCATGCCCCTGCTGGATTTCGGCCGCACCTGGTACAACGTCAAGGATGCCGAAGCACGTAAAAAGGCTTCTGTGGCCGTATACCGCAAAACCGTGCAGACGGCGTTTGAAGACATGCGCACATCGCTGACCGCCCAGCGCGAGGCCGACGCCATCGTGCGCAGCATGCAGATCCAGGTGGAAAGCCTGCGCCGTGCCACTACCATTGCCCGTCTGCAGTACGACAACGGCTATACGGACTACCTGACCGTTCTGGATGCGGAACGCCAGCTTTTTGCTGCCGAACTGCAACTGGCATCGGCCCTGCGTGACCGCCTGGACAACGTCGTGAGCGTTTGCATGGCCCTTGGCGGCGGCTGGAACGACCCCGGCGCCAGCCCGAGCTTTCCCGTGGTCAATACCGAAAAACTGCTGAATCAGGAAACAAGCGCCGGGGCATCCGGCAAGTCTTCGGGCAAGGCCGCGGCCGAATCCGCGCCTGCCGCGCCTGAGGCCAGACCACAGGGTGGCGTGAGCCTGTAG
- a CDS encoding phosphoribosylaminoimidazolesuccinocarboxamide synthase has product MNLVYRGKTKDVYDNGEDGLRLIFSDRVTKNAAGEIDPGGNTVAENTEPGQGEACLLMASAIFEELAEKNGVSTHMIAYDLPSLSMDVRRGTMFNPGIEWIARWVCTGSFLRRYGMVPGVYDGMRFADPVFEITLKDDAAGDPLVVPSALVALGVVDARTMTALLDSNAKAMQAIQAMFAARDLDLWDIKIEWALDAKGAPMLIDEVSPGCCRAFDMKTKKRVSGIALAERFRR; this is encoded by the coding sequence ATGAACCTGGTGTACCGTGGCAAAACCAAAGACGTGTATGACAACGGCGAAGACGGTTTGCGTTTGATTTTTTCAGACCGGGTGACAAAAAATGCTGCGGGAGAAATCGATCCCGGCGGAAATACGGTGGCGGAAAACACCGAGCCTGGTCAGGGAGAGGCCTGTCTGCTCATGGCTTCGGCCATATTTGAAGAGCTGGCTGAAAAAAACGGCGTCTCCACGCACATGATCGCATACGATCTGCCTTCACTGTCGATGGATGTGCGCAGAGGAACCATGTTCAATCCCGGTATCGAGTGGATTGCCCGCTGGGTTTGCACCGGGAGTTTTTTGCGCCGGTACGGCATGGTGCCGGGCGTGTATGACGGAATGCGTTTTGCCGATCCCGTGTTTGAGATAACCCTCAAGGATGATGCCGCCGGCGACCCGCTTGTTGTCCCTTCCGCCCTCGTGGCCCTGGGGGTTGTGGATGCCCGGACCATGACTGCCCTTCTGGACAGCAACGCAAAAGCCATGCAGGCCATACAAGCCATGTTTGCGGCGCGGGATCTGGATCTCTGGGATATCAAGATCGAGTGGGCACTTGATGCAAAGGGCGCGCCCATGCTGATTGACGAGGTTTCGCCCGGTTGCTGCAGGGCCTTTGACATGAAGACCAAAAAACGTGTTTCAGGTATAGCACTGGCAGAGCGCTTTCGTCGTTAA
- a CDS encoding LexA family transcriptional regulator, whose protein sequence is MEDATYLDVFERLKIAASATSDQELAVKLGLSKQSIADARSRKTVPPAWIPKAAQLFGVSTDWLFFGGQHLDALKNTGLSQACCDVELKLIPMAEARLSAGNGSLEVNGDCERSYAFRMDFLLRKGNPDKMVLMRVAGDSMQPEIMDGDVVLLDQSKTNIIPGRIFAVGFEEAIYLKRIDMIPGKVILKSVNEEAYPPIELDMRGDMAEFFRVIGKVIWSGREYR, encoded by the coding sequence ATGGAAGATGCAACCTATCTTGACGTCTTTGAACGTCTCAAAATAGCAGCAAGTGCAACGTCAGACCAAGAGCTTGCCGTCAAGCTTGGCCTGTCTAAACAGTCAATTGCAGATGCAAGGTCAAGGAAAACCGTACCTCCCGCATGGATTCCCAAAGCGGCGCAACTTTTTGGAGTGTCAACAGACTGGCTTTTTTTTGGGGGGCAGCACTTAGATGCCCTGAAAAACACAGGTTTGTCCCAGGCATGTTGTGATGTAGAACTGAAGCTTATTCCGATGGCGGAAGCCCGCCTTTCGGCAGGGAACGGTAGTCTCGAGGTGAACGGAGACTGCGAGAGAAGCTATGCCTTCCGCATGGACTTCCTGTTGCGCAAGGGCAATCCAGACAAAATGGTTCTGATGCGCGTAGCTGGCGACAGCATGCAGCCAGAGATCATGGATGGAGACGTGGTTCTGTTGGACCAGAGCAAAACGAACATCATCCCAGGCAGGATTTTTGCGGTAGGATTCGAAGAGGCTATCTATCTGAAAAGAATAGATATGATACCGGGAAAAGTAATTTTAAAAAGCGTCAATGAAGAGGCGTACCCGCCCATTGAGCTTGATATGCGTGGTGATATGGCTGAGTTCTTCCGCGTGATCGGTAAGGTTATCTGGAGCGGCCGCGAGTACCGCTAG
- a CDS encoding glycosyltransferase family 9 protein, whose product MKTEPFHAHIQQPHALAAGEHPAGGRDVVIINLTRFGDLLQGQALIHDLHHAGLRVGLVCLENFASALPLLQHVDVTWPLPGARIMADVEGDWRRAALRLLSFVREIRRSMPDARVINLTATLPARLLARLVASHPGDITGFGMDAEGFGFSGGVWASFLAGTVLRRLNTPFNLVDTFRMVGANAMTGTEKARLAANSTMPGSRPGLQPPPEAERAFACGLLEEGAPAAGITSACKGFVALQLGASEAKRQWPVASFAALGDRLWREAGLCPVLLGSRAEQALAEEYVQAARGPCISAVGRTDIAQLAGLLAHCRLLVTNDTGTMHLAAGLGVPCLAIFLATAQPWDTGPYLPGCCCLEPAMPCHPCPYGRACPHGHACLGRISPEGVGDLVCGWLATGRWNAALEKGASCIGREARVWQTETDSYGFAALRCLSKHGSEDRSQWLDAQRFLWRQMFDKLGERVPSDGQGRAIPAKIALSPSFAAAVGDVLSQALQLLALLEEQAGLVGKSTMAGQLFLRNCERLQNLLDASPAFTALGGFWRELRQQRGGDMADLTQLIQCLRSALMEWKNSI is encoded by the coding sequence ATGAAGACAGAACCCTTCCACGCCCATATCCAGCAGCCACACGCTCTTGCGGCCGGCGAACATCCGGCAGGCGGGCGTGATGTTGTCATCATCAATCTGACCCGTTTTGGCGATCTGCTGCAAGGCCAGGCGCTCATACACGACCTGCACCATGCCGGGTTGCGCGTGGGGCTTGTCTGTCTGGAAAACTTCGCTTCGGCCCTGCCGTTGCTGCAACATGTGGATGTGACCTGGCCTCTGCCCGGCGCGCGCATCATGGCGGATGTGGAAGGCGACTGGCGGCGGGCCGCTCTGCGGCTGCTGTCTTTTGTGCGCGAAATCCGCAGAAGCATGCCCGATGCCCGGGTGATCAATCTTACTGCCACGCTGCCCGCACGTCTGCTGGCCCGCCTTGTGGCCTCGCACCCCGGCGATATCACCGGGTTCGGCATGGATGCCGAAGGTTTTGGCTTCAGCGGCGGCGTATGGGCCTCCTTTCTTGCGGGAACAGTGCTGCGGCGCCTGAACACGCCCTTCAACCTTGTGGACACGTTCCGTATGGTGGGGGCAAACGCCATGACAGGTACGGAAAAAGCGCGGCTTGCGGCAAATAGTACGATGCCCGGCAGCAGGCCAGGTTTGCAGCCGCCGCCCGAAGCGGAACGGGCATTTGCCTGCGGTCTGCTCGAAGAGGGCGCGCCGGCGGCAGGCATTACATCGGCCTGCAAAGGCTTTGTGGCCTTGCAGCTGGGGGCCAGCGAAGCAAAAAGGCAGTGGCCCGTAGCCTCCTTTGCCGCCCTGGGCGACAGGTTATGGCGCGAGGCAGGGCTTTGTCCGGTCTTGCTTGGCAGCAGGGCGGAACAAGCCCTTGCCGAAGAGTATGTGCAGGCAGCCCGCGGTCCCTGCATCTCTGCCGTGGGGCGCACCGATATCGCACAGCTGGCGGGCCTGCTCGCCCATTGCCGTCTTCTTGTCACCAACGACACCGGAACAATGCATCTGGCCGCGGGCCTGGGGGTGCCGTGTCTTGCCATATTTCTGGCCACGGCCCAGCCCTGGGATACCGGACCGTATTTGCCGGGTTGCTGCTGCCTTGAACCTGCCATGCCATGCCACCCCTGTCCCTACGGGCGCGCCTGCCCGCACGGGCATGCCTGCCTCGGGCGTATCAGCCCCGAGGGTGTGGGCGATCTTGTTTGCGGCTGGCTTGCAACCGGGCGGTGGAATGCGGCGCTTGAGAAAGGGGCGTCCTGCATCGGCCGTGAGGCCCGCGTGTGGCAGACGGAAACGGACAGTTACGGCTTTGCCGCCTTGCGTTGCCTTTCGAAGCACGGCAGTGAAGACCGCAGCCAGTGGCTTGATGCGCAGCGCTTTTTGTGGCGTCAGATGTTTGACAAACTGGGCGAGCGTGTGCCTTCAGACGGGCAGGGCCGTGCCATACCTGCAAAAATAGCTCTCAGCCCGTCATTTGCAGCAGCGGTGGGGGACGTTCTGTCCCAGGCGCTGCAACTGCTGGCCTTGCTGGAAGAGCAGGCAGGCCTGGTGGGTAAAAGCACCATGGCCGGGCAACTTTTTTTGCGTAATTGCGAGCGGTTGCAAAATCTGCTGGACGCCAGCCCGGCGTTTACCGCCCTGGGCGGATTCTGGCGCGAACTGCGGCAGCAGAGGGGCGGCGATATGGCAGACCTGACCCAACTGATACAGTGTTTACGCTCTGCCCTAATGGAATGGAAAAACAGTATATAA
- a CDS encoding efflux RND transporter periplasmic adaptor subunit: MTSRQLFSLPLALALCLALVACDSEKKAQQGAMHLPVAIFDVVARDEPWPAEYQAQASGSRAVEVRARVEAIIEKRLYEEGDYVEQGQLLFQLERDHYEALMQQAQAQFTNAEREWRRVRPLYEKNAVSQKERDNALAAYESAKAAMRQAKINLDYCQVTAPVSGYSSKENYTPGNLVGNNSLLTYVNQTDPMYIDFSIAAPERMTRQNLAAEGRLALPAEGRYKARLRLLDGSMYKGEGEVTFIDSQVQPSTGVIKARAVFANADRSIMPGQYVRLYMDGDILKNAVLVPQKCVLLTQKGSLVMGVDKDDKVYPIPVVVGVSVGDKYLVLEGLKGGERIISEGIIKARPGTQVSIMPSGGEQPRDGAAKK; encoded by the coding sequence ATGACAAGCAGACAGCTGTTCTCTCTTCCTCTTGCCCTGGCGCTTTGCCTCGCGCTGGTCGCCTGCGATAGTGAAAAAAAAGCCCAGCAGGGGGCCATGCACCTGCCCGTGGCAATTTTTGATGTTGTAGCTCGCGATGAACCGTGGCCTGCCGAATATCAGGCGCAGGCATCCGGCTCGCGGGCTGTTGAAGTGCGCGCGCGGGTTGAAGCCATTATTGAAAAGCGGCTGTATGAAGAAGGCGATTATGTGGAGCAGGGCCAACTGCTTTTCCAGTTGGAACGCGACCATTACGAAGCGCTCATGCAGCAGGCTCAGGCCCAGTTCACCAATGCCGAACGGGAATGGCGGCGGGTGCGCCCGCTGTATGAAAAGAATGCCGTGTCGCAGAAAGAGCGCGACAATGCCCTGGCCGCCTATGAAAGCGCCAAGGCAGCCATGCGCCAGGCCAAGATCAATCTGGATTACTGTCAGGTGACGGCCCCGGTCTCCGGCTACAGCAGCAAGGAAAACTACACCCCGGGCAACCTCGTGGGCAACAATTCCCTGCTTACCTACGTGAACCAGACCGACCCGATGTACATCGATTTTTCCATTGCCGCTCCCGAGCGCATGACACGCCAGAACCTGGCCGCCGAAGGCCGCCTCGCGCTGCCTGCCGAAGGCCGTTACAAGGCGCGGCTGCGGCTGCTTGACGGCAGCATGTACAAGGGCGAGGGCGAAGTGACTTTTATTGACAGCCAGGTACAGCCAAGCACCGGCGTCATCAAGGCCCGTGCGGTTTTTGCCAATGCTGACCGCAGCATCATGCCCGGTCAGTATGTCCGGCTGTATATGGATGGCGATATCCTTAAAAACGCCGTGCTTGTTCCGCAAAAGTGCGTACTGCTGACCCAGAAGGGTTCGCTGGTTATGGGCGTGGACAAGGACGACAAGGTGTATCCCATTCCCGTGGTCGTTGGTGTGTCCGTTGGCGACAAATATCTTGTGCTTGAGGGTCTCAAGGGCGGCGAACGCATTATCAGCGAAGGCATCATCAAGGCCCGTCCCGGCACACAAGTGAGCATAATGCCCTCCGGGGGCGAACAGCCCCGGGATGGCGCGGCTAAGAAGTAG
- a CDS encoding efflux RND transporter permease subunit: MAVSTKPNFFLRRPILSAVISIVITLVGALAMRALPVAQYPDLVPPTVNVSVVYPGASAETIASTVLAPLEVNINGVENMLYMTSTAASGSGSGSINVYFSLGTDPDMALVNVNNKVNLAQTVLPEAVRRQGVSVLKRSPAMLLVFSYFSPDGRYDQVFINNWAQINVVDALKRVEGVGDVTIFGSMDYAMRIWLQPDKLAKYGVSVNEVAAAIQEQNSQYAPGRLGEMPSPDSTQLTWQIDTQGRLVTPEEFGEIIVRSGPDSAMLRLKDVARVELGGKDYSVTSRYNGMVARMGAVYLLPGANAIATGDRVLDKLAEIGLTMPDGLDYTILVNTNDFVLESIREVVSTLVEAMILVFIVVYVFLQSWRATIIPCVAVPVSIIGTFAGLYAFGYTINTLTLFAMVLSIGIVVDDAIVVLENVERIMTTEHLPPKEATAKAMNEVTAPIVAIVLVLCAVFIPVSFMGGLAGQMYKQFAITISVSVVLSGVVALTLTPALCALLLKPHDHSYKPPKPFVWFNRFFDSVTTNYVNIVNYLKASSLRALSLFAVMILICVWLFRVVPGGLVPNEDQGYILGMAILDDGASQHRTTAVNKVLNDFLLSNPAVQSMGTLSGLDITSISVKSNYGTFFALLKPWGERKKPEMSSDAVLQTVGAVTLMQPEAVVMGFAPPPISGMSTTGGFEGYIQMRGTGSLQDLENETNRLVQEVMAVDADGKRKYPAIGMLRNLFSTGSPQLYANLDRDRCKDMGVQISDVFTAMGGTFGGAYVNDFNYMGRTFQVRLQSEAQYRVLPEDLGNVYVPNNKGEMIPLTAVMTLERRTAPQVVERYNVFPAAHVMGAPAPGFSSGQALDQMEAAAKAILPTDYSLGWVGSALQEKLASTDTTVIFVLALVMVFLILAAQYESWSLPLSVLTAVPFGVFGALLATWARGLSNDVYFQVALVTLVGLAAKNAILIVEFAVEAWRGGRSLDAAASFASRLRFRPIVMTSLAFILGCVPLAISTGAGANSRHALGTAVIGGMLAATCIATLFVPYFFKIIMQISLKIQGKTDPNAGKDFTGDGQEDL, from the coding sequence ATGGCTGTTTCCACAAAGCCGAATTTCTTTTTACGCAGACCAATTCTTTCGGCGGTCATATCCATTGTCATCACTCTGGTGGGGGCGCTGGCCATGCGGGCATTGCCCGTGGCCCAGTACCCCGACCTGGTGCCTCCCACGGTCAACGTCAGCGTGGTGTACCCCGGTGCTTCCGCGGAGACCATCGCGTCTACCGTGCTGGCCCCTCTGGAAGTCAATATCAACGGCGTGGAAAACATGCTCTACATGACTTCCACGGCGGCTTCCGGCTCTGGCTCGGGCAGCATCAACGTCTACTTTTCGTTGGGTACAGACCCGGATATGGCCCTTGTCAACGTCAACAACAAGGTCAACCTGGCCCAGACGGTGCTGCCCGAAGCGGTGCGCCGCCAGGGCGTAAGCGTGCTCAAGCGTTCGCCGGCCATGCTGCTGGTGTTTTCGTATTTTTCGCCTGATGGCCGCTACGACCAGGTGTTCATCAACAACTGGGCGCAGATTAACGTGGTGGACGCGCTCAAGCGCGTGGAAGGCGTGGGTGACGTAACCATATTCGGCAGCATGGACTACGCCATGCGCATCTGGTTGCAGCCCGACAAGCTGGCGAAGTATGGCGTGTCCGTCAATGAAGTTGCCGCCGCCATTCAGGAGCAGAACTCGCAGTACGCTCCCGGACGCCTGGGCGAAATGCCCTCACCAGATTCCACACAGCTTACCTGGCAGATCGACACCCAGGGCCGTCTGGTCACGCCGGAAGAATTCGGCGAGATCATCGTGCGCAGCGGGCCTGACAGCGCCATGCTGCGCCTCAAGGATGTGGCCCGTGTGGAGCTGGGCGGCAAGGACTACAGCGTCACCTCGCGCTATAACGGCATGGTGGCGCGTATGGGCGCCGTCTATCTGCTGCCCGGGGCCAACGCCATCGCCACCGGCGACCGTGTGCTGGACAAGCTGGCCGAAATCGGCCTGACCATGCCTGACGGGCTTGATTACACCATTCTTGTGAACACCAACGACTTCGTGCTTGAATCCATCCGCGAAGTGGTCTCCACCCTGGTGGAAGCCATGATACTGGTGTTCATCGTTGTGTATGTGTTTCTGCAAAGCTGGCGCGCCACCATCATTCCCTGCGTGGCTGTGCCGGTCTCCATTATCGGTACGTTCGCCGGGCTGTACGCCTTTGGCTATACCATCAATACTCTTACGCTTTTTGCCATGGTGCTTTCCATCGGCATCGTGGTGGACGACGCCATCGTGGTGCTGGAAAACGTGGAGCGCATCATGACCACGGAGCACCTGCCGCCCAAGGAGGCCACGGCCAAGGCCATGAACGAGGTCACGGCCCCCATTGTGGCCATTGTGCTCGTGCTGTGCGCCGTGTTTATTCCCGTATCCTTTATGGGCGGCCTGGCAGGGCAGATGTACAAGCAGTTCGCCATCACCATTTCGGTGTCGGTGGTTCTGTCGGGCGTGGTGGCGCTGACGCTCACCCCCGCCCTCTGCGCCCTGCTGCTCAAGCCCCACGACCACAGCTACAAACCGCCCAAACCCTTTGTGTGGTTCAACAGGTTCTTTGACAGCGTAACTACAAACTATGTGAACATCGTTAACTACCTCAAGGCTTCCAGCCTGCGGGCCTTGTCGCTGTTTGCCGTCATGATCCTCATTTGCGTGTGGCTGTTCAGGGTCGTCCCCGGCGGCCTCGTGCCCAATGAAGACCAGGGGTATATCCTGGGTATGGCCATTCTGGACGACGGTGCCTCGCAGCACCGCACAACGGCCGTCAACAAGGTTCTCAACGACTTTCTGCTCAGCAACCCCGCTGTGCAGAGTATGGGTACCCTGTCCGGTCTGGACATCACGTCCATTTCGGTCAAGAGCAACTACGGCACCTTCTTTGCCCTGCTCAAGCCCTGGGGTGAACGTAAAAAACCCGAAATGTCGTCAGACGCCGTGTTGCAGACTGTGGGCGCGGTTACGCTCATGCAGCCCGAAGCGGTGGTTATGGGCTTTGCACCGCCGCCCATCAGCGGCATGAGCACCACGGGCGGCTTTGAAGGTTACATTCAGATGCGCGGCACCGGCAGCCTTCAGGACCTGGAAAATGAGACCAACCGTCTTGTACAGGAAGTTATGGCTGTGGATGCCGACGGCAAACGCAAATATCCGGCCATCGGCATGCTGCGTAACCTGTTTTCCACCGGTTCTCCCCAGTTGTACGCCAACCTCGACCGTGATCGCTGCAAGGATATGGGTGTTCAGATCAGCGACGTGTTCACGGCTATGGGCGGCACCTTTGGCGGCGCGTACGTGAACGACTTCAACTATATGGGCCGTACCTTCCAGGTTCGTCTGCAGTCCGAGGCCCAGTACAGGGTTCTGCCCGAAGACCTGGGCAACGTGTACGTGCCCAACAACAAGGGCGAGATGATCCCGCTGACCGCCGTCATGACCCTTGAACGTCGCACCGCCCCCCAGGTGGTGGAACGCTACAACGTCTTTCCTGCGGCCCACGTTATGGGTGCTCCCGCCCCGGGCTTTTCATCGGGGCAGGCTCTGGACCAGATGGAAGCCGCAGCCAAGGCCATTCTGCCCACAGACTACAGTCTGGGCTGGGTTGGTTCAGCCCTTCAGGAAAAGCTCGCCAGTACGGACACCACGGTGATCTTTGTTCTGGCTCTGGTCATGGTCTTCCTGATTCTGGCGGCGCAGTACGAGTCGTGGTCCCTGCCGCTTTCGGTGCTCACGGCCGTGCCCTTCGGCGTGTTCGGCGCTTTGCTGGCAACCTGGGCGCGCGGCCTTTCCAATGACGTGTACTTTCAGGTGGCTCTGGTCACACTGGTGGGTCTGGCAGCCAAAAATGCCATCCTTATCGTGGAATTCGCGGTAGAGGCGTGGCGCGGCGGCCGTAGCCTTGACGCGGCGGCGAGCTTTGCCTCGCGGCTGCGCTTCAGGCCCATTGTCATGACCTCTCTGGCTTTTATTCTTGGCTGCGTGCCTTTGGCAATCAGCACAGGCGCGGGCGCCAACAGCCGCCACGCCCTGGGTACGGCGGTCATTGGCGGTATGCTGGCGGCCACGTGCATAGCCACGCTTTTTGTGCCGTATTTCTTTAAGATAATCATGCAGATATCACTGAAAATACAGGGCAAGACAGATCCCAACGCCGGTAAGGACTTTACCGGGGATGGACAGGAGGATCTATGA